The Pseudomonas wenzhouensis genome has a segment encoding these proteins:
- a CDS encoding gluconokinase, GntK/IdnK-type: MQQQPSALPARTTLVVMGVSGSGKSEISQAVAAALGWRHIEADHFHPAENVERMRAGIALSDEDRRHWLDALCEQMLAAQAAGECFVLACSALKRAYRERLRQAIPGLQFVHLNIDHATAVQRVGARPGHFMPISLVDSQFATLESPAGEPYVRVVDALQPVQALVDDIQAWVRRDASEAVSSGAQDIFDSEIDSANQAAQLGAEPIYEGRIARMFDRLTDDLMAVLMAFMVVAVFTNVVLRYVFGTGWPGAEELSRLAFVWLVFVGVASSMRRGELMTFRMIRDRFPLLAQRLVDSLSWLLVAGASLLSALGAWHQVQFGWGNVSTVVGYPVVLAMLPVLASMLVLAILAVVQLVNLWRRAPQVTLTQAHVE; this comes from the coding sequence ATGCAACAGCAGCCTTCCGCATTGCCTGCCCGTACCACCCTGGTGGTCATGGGGGTCAGTGGCTCCGGTAAGAGCGAGATCAGTCAGGCGGTTGCAGCTGCCCTGGGCTGGCGCCATATCGAAGCCGATCATTTTCATCCTGCCGAAAACGTCGAACGCATGCGCGCCGGCATTGCCCTGAGTGATGAAGACCGCCGTCACTGGCTGGACGCACTGTGCGAGCAGATGCTGGCCGCGCAGGCCGCCGGCGAGTGCTTCGTGCTGGCCTGTTCGGCGCTCAAGCGTGCCTACCGTGAGCGCCTGCGTCAGGCGATTCCCGGCCTGCAGTTCGTGCACCTGAATATCGACCACGCCACTGCGGTGCAGCGTGTCGGTGCTCGGCCCGGACATTTCATGCCGATCTCCCTGGTCGATAGCCAGTTCGCCACGCTCGAAAGCCCGGCGGGCGAGCCGTATGTGCGTGTGGTCGATGCACTGCAACCGGTACAGGCGCTGGTGGACGATATCCAGGCATGGGTGCGCCGCGATGCCTCGGAGGCGGTTTCCAGCGGCGCTCAGGATATTTTCGATAGCGAAATTGATAGCGCTAACCAGGCAGCCCAGCTAGGCGCCGAACCGATCTATGAGGGTCGCATCGCGCGCATGTTCGATCGCCTGACCGACGACCTGATGGCGGTGCTGATGGCGTTCATGGTGGTGGCCGTGTTCACCAATGTGGTGCTGCGCTATGTGTTCGGCACCGGCTGGCCGGGTGCCGAGGAGCTATCGCGCCTGGCCTTCGTCTGGCTGGTGTTCGTCGGCGTGGCCTCCAGCATGCGCCGTGGCGAGCTGATGACCTTCCGCATGATTCGCGACCGCTTCCCGCTGCTGGCGCAACGGCTGGTGGATTCGCTGAGCTGGCTGCTGGTTGCCGGCGCCAGTCTGCTCTCGGCCCTGGGTGCCTGGCATCAGGTGCAGTTCGGCTGGGGCAACGTCAGTACGGTGGTTGGTTACCCCGTGGTGCTGGCCATGTTGCCGGTATTGGCGAGCATGCTGGTGCTGGCGATTCTGGCGGTGGTGCAGTTGGTCAATCTCTGGCGGCGTGCGCCACAGGTAACGCTGACCCAGGCGCACGTCGAATGA
- a CDS encoding TRAP transporter large permease, translated as MTVAVFLSSLLGFMAFGMPIAFALILTAAVLMWYLDFWDVQLLAQNLLAGADSFPLLAVPFFILAGELMNAGGISRRIIAMAQAYFGHLRGGLGYVAIAAAVLLASMSGSALADTAALATLLLPMMRQRGYPVHSSAGLVAAGGIIAPIIPPSMPFVIYGVVTNTSISQLFMAGLVPGLIMGAGLIVAWTLIARGFTEPTPPKASAAERRRVLIDGAAALMLPVIIVGGLRFGIFTPTEAAVVAAMYALAVSTLLYRELSWSDLMETLTRASRTTASVMFLCAAATVSAYMITLAQLPDEIGAMLGPLAEHPKLLVLAIMLLMIAVGMVLDLTPTILILAPVLAPIAIKAGVDPVYFGVMFVLIGSIGLITPPVGTVLNVVGGIGKLRMEVLVRGVMPFFLIYLIIVALLVAFPSIVTVPLAWLR; from the coding sequence ATGACTGTCGCGGTATTTCTCTCCTCCCTGCTGGGGTTCATGGCCTTTGGCATGCCCATAGCGTTCGCCCTGATCCTCACGGCGGCCGTGCTGATGTGGTACCTGGATTTCTGGGACGTACAGTTGCTGGCGCAGAACCTGCTCGCCGGGGCCGACAGTTTCCCGCTGCTGGCGGTGCCGTTCTTCATCCTGGCTGGTGAGCTGATGAACGCCGGCGGCATTTCCCGGCGCATCATCGCCATGGCCCAGGCGTACTTCGGCCACCTGCGTGGCGGTCTGGGCTACGTTGCCATTGCGGCCGCCGTGCTGCTGGCCAGCATGTCCGGCTCGGCCCTGGCCGATACCGCGGCACTGGCCACCTTGCTGTTGCCGATGATGCGTCAGCGCGGTTATCCGGTGCATTCCTCGGCGGGCCTGGTAGCCGCTGGCGGCATCATCGCGCCGATCATTCCGCCGTCGATGCCGTTCGTGATCTATGGCGTGGTCACCAACACCTCCATCAGCCAGCTGTTCATGGCCGGCCTGGTGCCGGGATTGATCATGGGCGCCGGCCTGATCGTTGCCTGGACGCTGATCGCTCGCGGTTTCACCGAGCCAACGCCACCCAAGGCCAGCGCCGCCGAGCGTCGCCGCGTGCTGATCGACGGCGCCGCTGCCCTGATGCTGCCGGTGATCATCGTTGGCGGTCTGCGCTTCGGGATCTTCACGCCCACCGAGGCCGCCGTGGTAGCCGCCATGTACGCGCTGGCCGTGTCCACCTTGCTCTACCGCGAGCTGAGCTGGAGCGACCTGATGGAGACCCTGACCCGTGCCAGTCGCACCACGGCGTCGGTGATGTTCCTGTGCGCCGCGGCCACGGTCTCGGCCTACATGATTACCCTGGCGCAGTTGCCGGACGAAATCGGCGCCATGCTCGGGCCGCTGGCCGAGCACCCCAAACTGCTGGTACTGGCGATCATGCTGCTGATGATCGCAGTGGGCATGGTGCTCGACCTGACGCCGACCATCCTGATTCTGGCGCCAGTGCTGGCGCCCATCGCGATCAAGGCCGGCGTCGATCCGGTGTACTTCGGCGTGATGTTCGTGCTGATCGGCTCCATCGGCCTGATCACGCCGCCTGTGGGCACCGTGCTTAACGTCGTCGGCGGTATCGGCAAGTTGCGCATGGAGGTGCTGGTACGCGGCGTCATGCCGTTCTTCCTGATTTACCTGATCATCGTCGCGTTGCTGGTGGCGTTCCCGTCCATCGTCACCGTGCCGCTGGCCTGGCTGCGCTGA
- a CDS encoding TRAP transporter substrate-binding protein, with amino-acid sequence MKRPLLAILTAAMLCSPLASFTAHADDVRSRMIRFGYGLNENSNQGRAAKLFAEEVAKASDGKLKVRTFGAASLGSDDQMQSALIGGAQEMMVGSTATLVGITKEMAVWDTPFLFSSAEQADAVLDGPVGRQVMDKLEEKGLVGLVYWENGFRNLTNNTRPISKLEDFSGVKLRVMPNPVFLETFKLMGANAVPLPFSELFTALETKAVDGQENPFNTILSSKFYEVQKYLTVTNHVYSPWIVTVSKRWWDGLSQTEQNILMEAAKKARDFERQDTREEAARALAELKDKGMQINEVAPAEVQRMREQAAPAIQKVVDTVGQQLFDQVQAEAEKAAL; translated from the coding sequence ATGAAACGTCCACTGCTCGCCATCCTCACCGCTGCCATGCTGTGCAGCCCGCTCGCCAGCTTCACCGCCCATGCCGATGACGTGCGTTCGCGCATGATCCGTTTCGGTTACGGCCTCAACGAAAACAGCAACCAGGGCCGTGCGGCCAAACTCTTCGCCGAAGAGGTGGCCAAGGCCTCCGACGGCAAACTCAAGGTGCGCACCTTCGGCGCCGCCAGCCTGGGCTCCGACGATCAGATGCAGAGCGCGCTGATCGGTGGCGCGCAGGAAATGATGGTCGGCTCTACCGCCACCCTGGTCGGCATCACCAAGGAGATGGCGGTGTGGGACACGCCATTCCTGTTTAGCAGTGCCGAGCAGGCCGATGCCGTGCTCGACGGCCCGGTGGGTCGCCAGGTGATGGACAAGCTGGAGGAGAAGGGCCTGGTCGGGCTGGTGTACTGGGAAAACGGCTTTCGCAACCTGACCAACAACACGCGGCCGATCAGCAAGCTGGAGGATTTCTCCGGCGTCAAACTGCGCGTGATGCCCAACCCGGTATTCCTCGAAACCTTCAAACTGATGGGTGCCAATGCCGTGCCGCTGCCGTTCTCCGAGCTGTTCACCGCGCTGGAGACCAAGGCCGTCGACGGCCAGGAGAACCCGTTCAACACCATCCTCTCCTCGAAGTTCTACGAGGTGCAGAAGTACCTGACCGTGACCAACCACGTGTACAGCCCGTGGATCGTCACCGTGTCCAAACGCTGGTGGGATGGCCTGTCGCAGACCGAGCAGAACATTCTCATGGAAGCCGCGAAGAAGGCGCGTGACTTCGAGCGTCAGGACACCCGTGAGGAAGCCGCCCGTGCGTTGGCCGAGCTGAAAGACAAGGGCATGCAGATCAACGAAGTGGCGCCGGCCGAAGTACAGCGCATGCGCGAGCAGGCCGCACCGGCGATCCAGAAGGTCGTCGATACAGTCGGCCAGCAGCTGTTCGATCAAGTGCAGGCTGAAGCCGAGAAGGCTGCTTTGTAA
- a CDS encoding LacI family DNA-binding transcriptional regulator, whose translation MTQRRRRSAERVTLSDVAKAAGCSLMSASRALSQPGRVSDALREQVMRAAQALGYVPNPAARALASSRSNLVAVVIPSLSNSVFVDTVEAIQRVLMPAGFEMMIGVSHYRVEEDERLLRSYLAHQPAGLLVTGFERSDAAREILGASTCPLVTLMELSEEPEEYCVGFSQIEAGAAMTRALVQRGYRHIAFAAAQLDPRTLQRAEGYRQVMRQLDRHDPALELLTPQLSSIGLGAELLDRLLAQQPQIDAVFFNNDDLAMGALFRARQLGLDVPGRLAVAGFNDLPAAAWMHPALSTVRTTRGRIGELAANMLLALMRGDPPEQHCIDVGFELVMRDSA comes from the coding sequence ATGACTCAACGCCGTCGCCGCTCTGCCGAACGCGTCACCCTGTCCGACGTGGCCAAGGCTGCGGGTTGCTCGCTGATGTCTGCTTCGCGCGCGTTGTCGCAGCCGGGGCGGGTCTCCGATGCGCTGCGCGAGCAGGTGATGCGCGCTGCGCAGGCGCTGGGCTATGTGCCCAACCCGGCGGCGCGGGCACTGGCCAGTTCGCGCTCGAACCTGGTGGCGGTGGTGATTCCGTCGCTGTCGAACTCGGTGTTCGTCGATACCGTTGAGGCGATCCAGCGGGTACTGATGCCGGCCGGTTTCGAGATGATGATTGGCGTCAGCCACTATCGGGTCGAGGAAGATGAGCGTCTGCTGCGCTCCTACCTGGCGCACCAGCCTGCAGGCCTTCTGGTCACCGGCTTCGAGCGCAGCGATGCAGCGCGGGAAATACTCGGCGCCAGCACCTGCCCGCTGGTGACGCTGATGGAACTGAGTGAAGAGCCGGAAGAGTATTGCGTCGGCTTCTCGCAGATCGAAGCCGGTGCGGCCATGACCCGTGCCCTGGTACAGCGTGGCTATCGGCATATTGCCTTCGCCGCAGCCCAGCTCGATCCGCGTACCTTGCAGCGCGCCGAGGGATATCGCCAGGTGATGCGTCAGCTGGATCGCCATGACCCGGCGTTGGAGTTGCTGACGCCGCAGTTGTCATCCATTGGCCTGGGCGCCGAGCTGCTCGATCGCCTGCTGGCGCAGCAGCCGCAGATCGATGCAGTGTTTTTCAATAACGACGACCTGGCTATGGGCGCGTTGTTCCGGGCGCGGCAGCTGGGTCTGGATGTGCCAGGGCGCCTGGCCGTCGCCGGCTTTAACGACCTGCCGGCAGCGGCCTGGATGCATCCGGCCCTGAGCACGGTGCGTACCACGCGCGGCCGTATCGGTGAGCTGGCGGCCAACATGCTGCTGGCCCTGATGCGTGGTGACCCCCCCGAGCAGCACTGCATCGACGTTGGCTTCGAACTGGTGATGCGCGACAGCGCCTGA
- a CDS encoding class I SAM-dependent methyltransferase, protein MICPQPPIRLAPITSGLLLRNPRVLLAGSHQPTLLRYLEGWPKRWGGQRAFRIQFVQNGESLSRFARDSFDLAVIQAPCADDVAHTVAELVRVARQGLITRR, encoded by the coding sequence ATGATCTGTCCCCAACCCCCTATTCGTCTGGCCCCCATCACCTCTGGGCTGCTGCTGCGCAATCCGCGCGTGCTGCTCGCTGGCAGCCATCAACCCACCTTGTTGCGTTATCTCGAAGGCTGGCCCAAGCGTTGGGGCGGGCAACGTGCCTTCCGTATCCAGTTCGTGCAGAACGGCGAGTCACTGAGCCGCTTCGCGCGCGACAGTTTCGACCTGGCGGTGATCCAGGCGCCCTGCGCTGATGATGTGGCGCACACTGTCGCCGAGTTGGTGCGGGTAGCGCGCCAGGGCCTGATAACCCGACGCTAG
- the greB gene encoding transcription elongation factor GreB, whose product MSRYRPPRPAGTPLITPEGDARLRAELHELWHVRRPQVTQSVSEAAAQGDRSENAEYTYGKKMLREIDSRVRFLSKRLEKLKVVSDKPSDPNKVYFGAWVTIEDDNGEQARYRIVGPDELDLKQGLISIDSPLARALLGKELDAEVLVHSPSGEKTCYIVAIDYP is encoded by the coding sequence ATGAGCCGCTATCGCCCTCCTCGCCCTGCCGGTACCCCCTTGATCACGCCTGAAGGCGACGCGCGCCTGCGCGCCGAGCTGCACGAGCTGTGGCATGTGCGCAGGCCGCAGGTGACGCAGTCGGTCAGCGAAGCGGCGGCCCAGGGCGACCGTTCGGAAAATGCCGAATACACCTACGGCAAGAAGATGCTGCGCGAGATCGACAGCCGCGTACGCTTTCTCAGCAAACGCCTGGAGAAACTCAAGGTCGTCAGCGACAAGCCGTCCGATCCGAACAAGGTGTACTTCGGCGCCTGGGTCACCATCGAGGACGACAACGGCGAACAAGCGCGCTACCGCATCGTCGGCCCGGATGAGCTGGATCTGAAACAGGGGCTGATCAGCATCGACTCACCGCTGGCCCGCGCACTGCTCGGCAAGGAACTGGACGCCGAGGTACTGGTGCACAGCCCCAGTGGCGAGAAGACCTGCTATATCGTCGCAATCGACTATCCCTGA